A window of Micrococcus endophyticus contains these coding sequences:
- a CDS encoding DUF4192 family protein, whose translation MEPAASLDVPVLPARGPEDLLAYAGHALGRLPAGSLLLITLAAGRLRAVVRVDLPEPSAAPAPPDPAEAVEWARAVAGVCRRDAEADAVLALALPAGPAPGLDAPSCAAALTAALAVAGRPLAGAWTTAGGRARPWSGRDRGQDHDVDPRSAPLSLHLMARGSVWDRAAAPEPVPRAGPVPRGRRAASWRAPAADDDAARRVWLSQWESVLARERGAARPVTAEGTAPVSGTEEHPSADAAVLGAPLTLPSWRDALVLHAAVRPGDPPPEPAERERFLIAGSEQAPPWERLDRLRAGLRRLVPAAPPPAAAQALALAGWVGWARGQGSDAAAHLAAAAELAPDDPFVTLMRRVVDTGCVAGWAAHPDTAWRPGA comes from the coding sequence ATGGAACCCGCCGCCTCCCTTGACGTCCCCGTCCTCCCCGCCCGCGGCCCGGAGGACCTCCTCGCCTACGCCGGCCACGCCCTGGGCCGGCTGCCGGCCGGCAGCCTGCTGCTCATCACCCTCGCCGCGGGGCGCCTGCGCGCCGTGGTCCGCGTCGACCTGCCCGAGCCCTCCGCCGCGCCCGCCCCGCCCGATCCGGCGGAGGCGGTCGAGTGGGCCCGCGCGGTGGCCGGGGTCTGCCGCCGCGATGCCGAGGCCGACGCCGTCCTGGCCCTCGCCCTGCCCGCCGGGCCGGCGCCCGGGCTCGACGCCCCGTCCTGCGCCGCCGCGCTGACGGCGGCCCTGGCGGTGGCGGGCCGGCCCCTGGCCGGGGCCTGGACCACCGCCGGAGGCCGCGCCCGCCCGTGGAGCGGCCGGGACCGCGGGCAGGACCACGACGTCGACCCGCGCAGCGCCCCGCTGTCCCTGCACCTGATGGCCCGGGGCTCGGTGTGGGACCGCGCGGCCGCGCCCGAGCCGGTCCCGCGGGCGGGGCCCGTGCCGCGCGGTCGGCGCGCCGCGTCGTGGCGGGCGCCGGCGGCGGACGACGACGCGGCGCGCCGGGTGTGGCTCTCGCAGTGGGAGTCCGTCCTGGCGCGGGAGCGGGGCGCGGCCCGGCCCGTGACCGCCGAGGGGACCGCCCCGGTGTCCGGGACGGAGGAGCACCCGTCCGCGGATGCCGCGGTCCTGGGTGCGCCCCTGACCCTCCCCTCTTGGCGCGATGCGCTCGTGCTCCACGCCGCCGTGCGCCCCGGCGACCCGCCGCCGGAGCCCGCCGAGCGCGAGCGATTCCTCATAGCCGGCTCCGAGCAGGCCCCGCCCTGGGAGCGGCTCGACCGGCTGCGCGCGGGCCTGCGCCGCCTCGTGCCGGCCGCCCCGCCGCCGGCGGCCGCCCAGGCGCTGGCCCTGGCCGGCTGGGTGGGCTGGGCGCGCGGCCAGGGCTCGGACGCGGCGGCCCACCTGGCGGCCGCGGCCGAGCTGGCGCCGGACGACCCGTTCGTCACGCTGATGCGCCGCGTCGTCGACACGGGGTGCGTGGCCGGCTGGGCGGCGCACCCGGACACCGCGTGGCGGCCCGGGGCGTAG
- a CDS encoding RNA polymerase sigma factor, translated as MDCTAPRTTADQTERPRVTTSTTNGAQDAPETTDSGAATTRSRSTAAKKTTAAKSTTAKGTAARKTASSTTAAKSTAKSAAAKGAATKAAAKTAAADGEAPAKTTTRRTAASKTTAAKSTATKPAAKTTARKKAAPAATAKGKKATASAAAQAEQDEELADAVERTDAADAVDADVADLVDGEAKAATEDSDDEDADGSDAPDAPAMDQEAVTGTKAGSGQAVAQTKGAFVVDDSEDDAPVQQVVVAGATADPVKDYLKQIGKVALLNAEQEVDLAMRIEAGLYAEHVVQAEASDDYRERRDIQLIIADGRKAKNHLLEANLRLVVSLAKRYTGRGMLFLDLIQEGNLGLIRAVEKFDYTKGFKFSTYATWWIRQAITRAMADQARTIRIPVHMVEVINKLARVQRQMLQDLGREPTPEELAKELDMTPEKVVEVQKYGREPISLHTPLGEDGDSEFGDLIEDSEAVVPADAVSFTLLQEQLHSVLDTLSEREAGVVAMRFGLTDGQPKTLDEIGKVYGVTRERIRQIESKTMSKLRHPSRSQVLRDYLD; from the coding sequence ATGGACTGCACGGCTCCGCGGACGACCGCGGACCAGACGGAAAGGCCTCGAGTGACCACGTCGACGACCAACGGTGCGCAGGACGCCCCGGAGACCACCGACTCCGGCGCCGCCACCACGCGCTCCCGCTCCACGGCCGCGAAGAAGACGACCGCGGCGAAGAGCACCACGGCCAAGGGCACCGCCGCGCGCAAGACCGCCTCCTCCACGACGGCCGCCAAGTCGACCGCGAAGTCGGCCGCGGCCAAGGGCGCCGCCACCAAGGCGGCCGCCAAGACTGCCGCGGCAGACGGCGAGGCCCCCGCGAAGACCACCACCCGCCGGACCGCTGCGTCGAAGACGACCGCCGCCAAGTCGACCGCGACCAAGCCGGCCGCCAAGACGACCGCCCGGAAGAAGGCCGCGCCCGCCGCGACCGCCAAGGGCAAGAAGGCGACCGCGTCCGCCGCCGCCCAGGCAGAGCAGGACGAGGAGCTGGCGGACGCCGTCGAGCGCACCGACGCCGCCGACGCCGTGGACGCGGACGTGGCCGACCTCGTCGACGGCGAGGCCAAGGCCGCCACGGAGGACTCGGACGACGAGGACGCCGACGGCTCGGACGCCCCCGACGCCCCGGCCATGGACCAGGAGGCCGTGACCGGCACCAAGGCCGGCTCCGGCCAGGCCGTGGCCCAGACCAAGGGCGCGTTCGTCGTGGACGACTCCGAGGACGACGCCCCGGTCCAGCAGGTCGTGGTGGCCGGCGCCACCGCCGACCCGGTGAAGGACTACCTCAAGCAGATCGGCAAGGTCGCCCTGCTCAACGCGGAGCAGGAGGTGGACCTCGCCATGCGCATCGAGGCCGGCCTCTACGCCGAGCACGTGGTGCAGGCCGAGGCCTCCGACGACTACCGCGAGCGCCGCGACATCCAGCTGATCATCGCGGACGGCCGCAAGGCCAAGAACCACCTGCTCGAGGCCAACCTGCGCCTGGTGGTCTCGCTGGCCAAGCGCTATACCGGCCGCGGCATGCTGTTCCTGGACCTGATCCAGGAGGGCAACCTCGGCCTCATCCGCGCCGTGGAGAAGTTCGACTACACCAAGGGCTTCAAGTTCTCCACCTACGCCACGTGGTGGATCCGACAGGCCATCACCCGTGCCATGGCGGACCAGGCACGCACCATCCGCATCCCCGTGCACATGGTGGAGGTCATCAACAAGCTCGCCCGCGTGCAGCGCCAGATGCTTCAGGACCTCGGCCGCGAGCCCACCCCGGAGGAGCTGGCCAAGGAGCTGGACATGACCCCGGAGAAGGTCGTGGAGGTGCAGAAGTACGGCCGCGAGCCGATCTCGCTGCACACCCCGCTCGGCGAGGACGGCGACTCCGAGTTCGGCGACCTCATCGAGGACTCCGAGGCCGTAGTCCCCGCGGACGCCGTGTCCTTCACGCTCCTGCAGGAGCAGCTGCACTCCGTCCTGGACACGCTCTCGGAGCGCGAGGCCGGCGTGGTCGCGATGCGCTTCGGTCTCACCGACGGCCAGCCCAAGACCCTGGACGAGATCGGCAAGGTCTACGGCGTGACGCGCGAGCGCATCCGCCAGATCGAGTCCAAGACCATGTCCAAGCTGCGCCACCCGTCCCGCTCGCAGGTGCTCCGGGACTACCTGGACTGA
- a CDS encoding DUF7455 domain-containing protein — MSITAVAEPAALTRSDRCDRCGAQAYVRAVLPSGGALQFCGHHARAVEDALRPQAAHWQDETDRLTAGA; from the coding sequence ATGTCCATCACCGCCGTGGCCGAGCCGGCCGCCCTCACCCGTTCCGACCGCTGCGACCGCTGCGGAGCCCAGGCCTACGTCCGCGCGGTGCTGCCCTCCGGCGGCGCCCTCCAGTTCTGCGGCCACCACGCCCGCGCCGTGGAGGACGCGCTGCGTCCCCAGGCCGCTCACTGGCAGGACGAGACCGACCGCCTGACCGCCGGCGCCTGA
- a CDS encoding DNA gyrase/topoisomerase IV subunit B yields the protein MPANSEYNARHLSVLEGLEAVRKRPGMYIGSTDSRGLMHCLWEIIDNSVDEALAGYGQSIEITLHPDGSVEVEDSGRGIPVDVEPRTGLSGVEVVFTKLHAGGKFGGGSYAASGGLHGVGASVVNALSSRLDVQVLRGGKVHQMSFRRGEPGRFQDGSRPSPDAPFEPSTDASPLDVVGKAKRGQTGTRVRYWADEQIFIKDAAFSADDLHARARQTAYLIPGLRITVKDLRRRPGTPGAEGPVEEVFQYDGGISEFVEHLTPATPVTDVWRIQGSGSFKERVPVLGEDGRTAMQDVQRTCEVDLALRWDVGYDTVFRSFVNIIATPKGGTHQSGFEAALLKAFRTQVESNARRLKAGSDKVEKDDVLAGMTAVLTVRLAEPQFEGQTKEILGTSAVRRIVAQVVEKELTARLTATARAQKQQVHVLLEKVVAEMKSRISARTHKENQRRKNALETSTMPAKLADCRSNDVASSELFIVEGDSALGTAKLARSSDFQALLPIRGKILNVQKASVSDILANAECAALIQVVGGGAGRSFDLDAARYGKVVLMTDADVDGAHIRTLLLTLFFRYMRPMVEAGRVFAAVPPLHRIEAVTKGVKEREVIYTYSEQELYATLARLEKEGRSYKEPIQRYKGLGEMDADQLAETTMDPRHRTLRRVNIAEVEAAERVFDLLMGSSVAPRKDFIVSHADELDRERIDA from the coding sequence GTGCCCGCGAACTCCGAGTACAACGCCCGCCACCTCTCCGTCCTGGAGGGGCTCGAGGCCGTGCGCAAGCGGCCGGGCATGTACATCGGCTCCACCGACTCCCGCGGCCTCATGCACTGCCTCTGGGAGATCATCGACAACTCGGTGGACGAGGCGCTGGCCGGCTACGGCCAGTCGATCGAGATCACGCTCCACCCGGACGGCTCCGTGGAGGTCGAGGACAGCGGGCGCGGCATCCCCGTGGACGTGGAGCCGCGCACCGGCCTGTCCGGCGTCGAGGTGGTCTTCACCAAGCTGCACGCCGGCGGCAAGTTCGGCGGCGGCTCCTACGCGGCCTCCGGCGGCCTGCACGGCGTGGGCGCCTCCGTGGTCAACGCGCTCTCCTCCCGCCTGGACGTGCAGGTGCTGCGCGGCGGCAAGGTGCATCAGATGTCCTTCCGCCGCGGCGAGCCCGGCCGCTTCCAGGACGGCTCGCGCCCGTCCCCGGACGCCCCCTTCGAGCCGTCCACGGACGCCTCGCCGCTGGACGTCGTCGGCAAGGCCAAGCGCGGTCAGACCGGCACCCGCGTGCGGTACTGGGCGGACGAGCAGATCTTCATCAAGGACGCCGCGTTCTCCGCGGACGACCTGCACGCCCGCGCGCGGCAGACCGCGTACCTGATCCCCGGGCTGCGCATCACCGTCAAGGACCTGCGCCGCCGGCCGGGCACCCCCGGGGCGGAGGGACCGGTGGAGGAGGTCTTCCAGTACGACGGCGGCATCTCCGAGTTCGTGGAGCACCTCACCCCCGCCACGCCGGTCACGGACGTGTGGCGGATCCAGGGGTCCGGATCGTTCAAGGAGCGTGTCCCTGTGCTCGGCGAGGACGGGCGCACCGCCATGCAGGACGTGCAGCGCACGTGCGAGGTCGACCTCGCGCTGCGGTGGGACGTCGGCTACGACACCGTGTTCCGCTCGTTCGTGAACATCATCGCCACCCCCAAGGGCGGCACCCACCAGTCCGGGTTCGAGGCCGCGCTGCTCAAGGCGTTCCGCACCCAGGTCGAGTCCAACGCCCGCCGCCTGAAGGCCGGTTCGGACAAGGTGGAGAAGGACGACGTGCTGGCCGGCATGACGGCGGTGCTCACCGTCCGGCTCGCCGAGCCCCAGTTCGAGGGCCAGACGAAGGAGATCCTCGGCACCTCCGCCGTGCGCCGCATCGTGGCGCAGGTCGTGGAGAAGGAGCTGACTGCCCGCCTCACCGCCACGGCGCGCGCCCAGAAGCAGCAGGTGCACGTCCTGCTGGAGAAGGTCGTCGCCGAGATGAAGTCGCGCATCTCGGCCCGCACGCACAAGGAGAACCAGCGCCGCAAGAACGCGCTGGAGACCTCCACCATGCCCGCCAAGCTGGCCGACTGCCGCAGCAACGACGTCGCCTCCTCCGAGCTGTTCATCGTGGAGGGCGACTCCGCGCTGGGCACCGCCAAGCTGGCCCGCTCCTCGGACTTCCAGGCGCTGTTGCCCATCCGCGGCAAGATCCTCAACGTCCAGAAGGCCTCCGTCTCGGACATCCTGGCCAACGCCGAGTGCGCGGCCCTGATCCAGGTGGTCGGCGGCGGCGCCGGGCGCAGCTTCGACCTGGACGCCGCCCGCTACGGCAAGGTGGTGCTGATGACGGACGCGGACGTGGACGGCGCCCACATCCGCACCCTTCTGCTGACCCTGTTCTTCCGCTACATGCGCCCCATGGTGGAGGCCGGCCGCGTGTTCGCCGCCGTGCCCCCGCTGCACCGGATCGAGGCCGTGACCAAGGGCGTGAAGGAGCGCGAGGTCATCTACACGTACTCCGAGCAGGAGCTTTACGCCACGCTCGCCCGGCTGGAGAAGGAGGGGCGGTCCTACAAGGAGCCCATCCAGCGCTACAAGGGCCTGGGCGAGATGGACGCGGACCAGCTGGCGGAGACCACCATGGACCCCCGGCACCGCACCCTGCGCCGCGTGAACATCGCCGAGGTGGAGGCGGCCGAGCGGGTGTTCGACCTGCTCATGGGCTCCTCCGTGGCCCCGCGCAAGGACTTCATCGTCTCCCACGCGGACGAGCTGGACCGCGAGCGGATCGACGCCTGA